DNA sequence from the Rhodococcus sp. 4CII genome:
GGCAGCTCGGTGAGCAACTGGCCGCCCTCGAACGTCCCACCAGCCCGATCGTCGCCGAGTCCGCGGCCGCGGAACAGCACGGTGTAGTGCGGTGGGTCCACCCGATTGTGGTGGTCGACATAGATATCCGCGAATACGGGCCCGGAGGGCTCCGGCACCCTTCCTTCAAGGGGCAACGACCCGATCTCGACCCGGAAGGGGTCTTCGTGCCCGAATCGTAGAAGACGCCGTCAGCTGAGGAGGAGGAGGAGTAATGATGTCGCTGCAGGAGTTCGTGTGGTGGTTGCTCGGGGACTCGGTGTGGTACGTCCCCATTCCGGGCTTTCGGGAATGGATGGGCTTCGGATAGCGCGTGGTGCGAGCGAAGGGAAGCCGCTGTCGCCTTCCCCGGTGACAGCGGCTTCGTTTCCTTCCCAGGAACGCTAACGCAATGTAGGTCTTACCTGGTCAGGAAGACGGTGCCGGTCATATCGCCTCTCGGCAAGTGGTCGCTCGCAGCGACTTTTCTGGTGTGGTACCCGGGGTATGTCCCGCCACCGTCAGCCTCTTCAACGACCGGGTGCCGGGTGATATTCCGGCCAGTGCGGTCCGCAGGGGTCAGAACGGCGGCCACATCCCGGGGTTGGCGGGATTCGCATAGGGAAACAGGACACCCCAGAACGGCCACAGCCAGGGCATATGGAAGGGGGAGAAGCATCCCGGATCGCAGACCATGGCACGTTCCTTCGGCAGGTTGGCCCCGACCCACCCTCGAGGCTAATGCGTCCGTCGCCGCGCTCGCGTCGGTCATGGCGTGTTAGATCGGGGCAGAAGATGTGACCAGGGAGGGTGAACGTGTGCGGCCGCTATGCCAGTACCACCACGGACAAGGAACTGCGCTCGATCTTCCACGTCGACGAGGTCGTCGGTCACGAGCTGCGCCCGTCCTACAACATCGCCCCGACCCAGCAGATCCGGGCGGTCCTCGAACGGGCACCCCGGGACGAGCCGGACGCGGCACCGGCCACACAGCTCAGGACGCTGACCTGGGGATTGGTGCCCTCATGGTCGAAAGAAGCCAAGCTCGGCCGCCTGATCAACGCACGCTCGGAGTCGGTGACCGAACGCCCCTCGTTTCGAGCCGCGGCCTCGAAACGGCGATGCTTATTGCCCGCCGATGGGTACTTCGAGTGGGAGAAACGCGACGACAAGAAGATCCCACATTATTTGCACGGCGACGGGGTGCTCGCGATGGCCGGCCTGTACGAGCTGTGGCGGGACCGTGCGCTGCCCGAGGACGACCCGAATGCCTGGTTGTGGACGGCGACCATCTTGACCCGGCCGGCCACCGATGCGCTCGGACGCATCCACGACCGCTGCCCGGTGGTGTTGCCGGTCACGTTCCAGGAGCACTGGCTCGACCCGACTCTTACCGACAAGGACGATGTCCAGGCGCTACTCGCGTCGGTGCCCGATCCGGTCCTGCAGACCTACGAGGTCAGTACCGCGGTGAATTCCCCGCGCAACAACGGGCCGGACTTACTGACGCCCGTGGCCTGACTCCGCAGCCGGATCGCGTTTCCCCGATCCGACGGGCGCCCCGGCGACTTGCAACCTAACAATTCGACGTTGTAAACGTGTGGGGCATGGCGGAAACGCGCAGAGCAGCATCGACAATCAGGCCGAGCCCACAGACACCGTGGTGCCGCAGCACACCGAGAACGGCTTCGGCACTTACGAGTGGGATCCCGAGCAGGGAATCGTGTTCCGCATGGACCTCGACCAGTTCGGCACCATCGGCGGCGTCCCGATCAGCCAGTACACCCCGCCGTCCCCGGCCCCGTACGCACCGCTCAACCTGTCCTGAATCGATCGCACGCCCGCGCCCCAGTACCCACCCCCAGGTGCTGGGGCGCAACGCATTTCGCAGCAACAGGCTCGCCAGGGCGCAGTGACCGATTGTGACGGCGGACCGTGGGGTGCGAATCGAGGCCCCCGGACGTACCGGAACAATGGCCGGTGATGAGCGAGACGAACATGGGCCGGAAACACCTGCTCGCCAAGCATGCCCGCCGTGAGCGGATTCGTCGGATGGACCGCGGCAGCGGCACCTGACCTGCGAGAATGGGCGGTGGGTCGGGCCCCGCACCACCGGAGGACCCATGTCTCGGTTTCTGCGCCTCGCTGTCGTCGCGTCCGCGGCAGCCGCCCTGTCCCTGACCGCGGCGCACGCACACGCCGCCCCAGCTCCGAGTGGGTGCGACATGCAGTTCTTCGCGGTCGGTGCCATGTCGACCTGTGCACCCGGATCGGTGAATACCCACAAATTGGAA
Encoded proteins:
- a CDS encoding SOS response-associated peptidase, with protein sequence MCGRYASTTTDKELRSIFHVDEVVGHELRPSYNIAPTQQIRAVLERAPRDEPDAAPATQLRTLTWGLVPSWSKEAKLGRLINARSESVTERPSFRAAASKRRCLLPADGYFEWEKRDDKKIPHYLHGDGVLAMAGLYELWRDRALPEDDPNAWLWTATILTRPATDALGRIHDRCPVVLPVTFQEHWLDPTLTDKDDVQALLASVPDPVLQTYEVSTAVNSPRNNGPDLLTPVA